Below is a genomic region from Methanolobus sediminis.
TTGAGATTCCATCTATTGCTGGTGTAGAAAGCGTAGGGCATTTTGCAAACAGCATGGAGTGTTTCCTGAACCTTAACGAACTTGAATTTTCAGATACCAACTCCGATGCTATGATAAAGCTGGGCTACTCTCTTATTGATGATGTATCAAATGCTGTGGCAGGTTCTGAAGAACATGCACTTGAAGTAGCAAGGAATTGTGAAAGGATGCATTTCTGCTCATCTAGCTATAAAGATGCGGTACAGCTTCGCAGAAGACTCATAAGGATTTCAGGAAATACGGCAAGACCTTTTGATGAGATCGGCGAGGAAGGAACGGTTTATTATGGGCATATTGAATGTATAGAGACTGATCAGGGATCTGTTTTGGAAAAACTGACACAGATGGAAGTTCCCGCAGACATGATGGAAATAAAATCCAAGGGAATCGATCTTGCCTGGTGGATACTTGAGGATATTGCGGAATATATTAAGGAATCGGGTATAAAATTGTACATTATAGAAAGATATCCTTTTGAAGAAGGGCTAATTGTTGAAAAAATACCCTTATGAAAGGCCAAAATATATATGTGAGAATGATATAGATGGTACAATTTTCATATACAATGCAGGTTTTAAAGCTATTGCAAATAAATAGTTTTATAAGATAAAATAACATATTGAAGAGAGAGGTGTTTGTACTGGAAACGATTGAAGAGCGAGTAAGAGAGAGGCTAATAAAATATCTTAGTCGCGATGATACAGGTATACGCAAAGTAGTACTGAAACTGTTCCTTAATGGTGGTAAATTCACTACAGGAGACGTGTACGAGCATCTTCATGATACGGATTTTGATGTGAGTTACAGAGGTGTTTCCGCAATGGTAGGCCTTATGAACACAAGA
It encodes:
- a CDS encoding DUF2551 domain-containing protein, yielding MFVLETIEERVRERLIKYLSRDDTGIRKVVLKLFLNGGKFTTGDVYEHLHDTDFDVSYRGVSAMVGLMNTRLGILSIDVTGDHNIYLLKEDYRDIVRNVLDNY
- a CDS encoding radical SAM protein encodes the protein MSKVVQGEAGSFHSFLSEGCKLCQQGAKMVLFITGICPKDCFYCPVSEERRKDVTYANERKIISDQDVVDEALQMDALGTGITGGEPLLRKDKVIHYIRLLKDNFGLQHHIHMYTSMAPDYDTLKELADAGLDEIRFHPPVKVWDELEGTGYANSIRSAKELGIETGIEIPSIAGVESVGHFANSMECFLNLNELEFSDTNSDAMIKLGYSLIDDVSNAVAGSEEHALEVARNCERMHFCSSSYKDAVQLRRRLIRISGNTARPFDEIGEEGTVYYGHIECIETDQGSVLEKLTQMEVPADMMEIKSKGIDLAWWILEDIAEYIKESGIKLYIIERYPFEEGLIVEKIPL